The following proteins come from a genomic window of Phnomibacter ginsenosidimutans:
- the mads7 gene encoding methylation-associated defense system protein MAD7, which translates to MPIKLNKEESVFRNELIFAGDAKQVNIDNTLVNLFMLLRHNGIRPKQRARSGDNTIIEVETIKEIFRRLELSDAVSGFRDNPLGTELWIRSNLVNMVYRGNSDKEKISSLRPIHLESYRLRNATSTRDYNNADQVFLMLGAEPAIRDELISFLSEGWDKVTGQINTFDSLDVDSLGLLQLIKNISTGFKTSSTGLNNIKPILEKQAKLFCEDIRKLLVYKRIIPRNVMIDYLKTITSFHLSIYLQNLIQLLPKMITAGTTEVTSQWSIVVDLTDNVDSKVASLAAADAEIMSNSIYDYIKATFQINAALRRLSLNKTNSDHLAKALEILSKRDDQFDLYFNVLWDAIVQNLNDDDRNLLEEIGKYETKHFDKYIEAIMKARTGYLYPYHVQLLDALSQKNTERGILAQGRSRKHPRRFVLGTRLLEALVQILVLRNDGNKYYTTSLSIEELTQELRERYGLIINGNDDSRFANSNVYTKQAFRENLTAFKSKLRQIGFYTELSDAYILQKVRPRYILNA; encoded by the coding sequence ATGCCTATCAAGCTTAATAAAGAAGAGAGCGTTTTCCGCAACGAACTGATTTTTGCAGGCGATGCGAAGCAGGTGAACATTGACAATACGCTTGTCAATCTCTTCATGCTTTTGCGCCATAACGGAATACGTCCCAAACAGCGTGCCCGATCTGGCGACAATACAATAATTGAAGTCGAAACCATCAAAGAGATATTCAGAAGGCTAGAATTGAGCGATGCAGTTTCTGGCTTTAGAGATAACCCATTAGGCACAGAGCTCTGGATAAGAAGCAACTTAGTGAACATGGTTTATAGGGGCAACTCGGACAAAGAAAAAATATCCTCTCTGCGTCCAATTCATTTAGAATCTTACCGACTCCGTAATGCCACCAGTACCCGTGACTATAACAATGCAGATCAGGTTTTTTTGATGTTGGGTGCTGAACCTGCTATTAGAGATGAGCTCATATCTTTTCTTTCAGAAGGCTGGGACAAGGTTACAGGACAGATAAACACGTTTGACTCCCTCGATGTGGATAGCTTAGGGCTTCTTCAATTAATTAAAAATATTAGCACTGGCTTCAAAACAAGCAGTACTGGTTTGAATAACATTAAACCAATTCTTGAAAAACAAGCTAAGCTCTTCTGTGAAGACATTAGGAAACTATTAGTGTATAAGCGAATTATCCCTCGCAACGTGATGATTGATTATTTAAAGACCATCACATCTTTCCACCTTTCAATCTATCTCCAAAACCTTATTCAGCTTTTACCAAAAATGATTACAGCTGGCACTACCGAAGTCACCTCTCAGTGGTCAATTGTAGTGGACTTGACGGATAACGTGGATAGTAAGGTGGCATCTCTTGCTGCAGCCGACGCAGAAATAATGAGCAACTCCATTTACGATTACATTAAAGCAACATTTCAAATAAATGCTGCCTTAAGGCGTCTCAGCTTAAACAAAACTAATTCTGATCATTTAGCCAAGGCCTTAGAAATTCTTTCAAAACGAGATGACCAATTTGATCTTTACTTCAATGTGCTATGGGACGCAATCGTGCAAAACCTGAATGATGACGACAGAAATTTGTTAGAGGAGATTGGCAAATATGAAACCAAACACTTTGACAAATACATTGAAGCTATCATGAAAGCCAGAACTGGCTATTTGTATCCATACCATGTACAACTTCTTGATGCCCTTTCACAGAAAAATACAGAAAGAGGGATCCTTGCACAAGGAAGAAGCAGGAAGCATCCACGCCGCTTTGTGCTGGGTACTCGTTTATTGGAGGCGCTGGTGCAAATTCTTGTTTTAAGAAACGATGGTAACAAATATTATACAACAAGCCTATCGATAGAAGAACTTACTCAGGAGCTTCGCGAAAGGTATGGTCTCATTATTAACGGCAACGATGATTCCAGATTTGCCAACTCCAACGTCTATACTAAACAGGCCTTTAGAGAAAATCTCACAGCATTCAAATCAAAGTTGCGACAAATTGGCTTCTATACAGAGTTAAGCGACGCATACATCCTTCAGAAAGTTAGACCTCGTTATATCTTAAATGCCTAA
- a CDS encoding serine/threonine protein kinase, with the protein MTIPFTKRLGKGGYSEVFKVRHTLQGKDYALKLFHESVNRASVTDEYNALRDLNHPNIVKFIWNGTVPSGQFYTVTEYLEGENLSVYTRTDARLPIARVYEVAHDILSALREMQQQENPILHRDIKPQNIMWDKQEKFVLIDFNVASLVADNKDFVGTNPYLAPDLIEDSKVHWDKSADLFALGITLYELIAKQYPWAPDRFPRVSKDPEPLSKWVNTVSPAFEAFIHKAISTKPNIRFKDAAEMLNALEAIGKDGVLQPLNTAPVAAPAIRTSDIDIVEYLNSLYSQSKHGNAGTRASHETKELDRLTYTKTKLDTNLIPAILDGAVQIGDHYRKCRRWKNSFHQAN; encoded by the coding sequence GTGACTATACCATTTACCAAGCGACTGGGCAAGGGTGGCTATTCCGAGGTTTTCAAAGTAAGGCACACCCTGCAGGGAAAAGACTATGCTTTGAAGTTGTTTCACGAAAGCGTTAATCGTGCCAGCGTTACAGATGAGTATAACGCATTGCGTGATCTCAACCATCCGAATATTGTAAAGTTCATCTGGAACGGAACAGTTCCCAGTGGCCAGTTCTACACAGTTACTGAATACCTGGAGGGCGAAAACCTCAGTGTTTACACCCGCACAGATGCAAGACTGCCCATTGCCAGAGTATACGAAGTGGCGCATGATATCCTGTCTGCCCTTCGGGAGATGCAACAGCAGGAAAACCCCATCCTGCACCGGGATATAAAACCACAGAACATCATGTGGGATAAACAGGAAAAGTTTGTACTTATTGATTTCAATGTAGCCTCACTGGTAGCAGATAACAAAGACTTCGTAGGTACCAACCCCTACCTGGCGCCCGACCTGATTGAAGATTCCAAAGTGCATTGGGATAAATCTGCTGATTTGTTTGCCCTCGGCATTACACTTTATGAACTCATAGCCAAACAGTATCCTTGGGCGCCAGATCGTTTTCCCAGAGTCAGCAAGGACCCTGAGCCACTTAGTAAATGGGTAAATACAGTATCGCCAGCATTTGAAGCCTTCATTCACAAGGCTATTTCAACAAAACCGAATATTCGGTTTAAGGATGCGGCTGAAATGTTGAATGCGCTGGAAGCAATTGGTAAAGATGGCGTTTTACAACCCTTGAATACTGCACCCGTGGCAGCGCCAGCTATTCGTACTTCGGACATAGATATAGTTGAGTATCTCAATTCGCTATACAGCCAGTCTAAGCATGGTAATGCTGGTACACGGGCCAGCCACGAAACCAAAGAGCTGGACCGACTTACCTACACAAAAACCAAACTGGATACCAACCTTATCCCAGCCATACTGGATGGAGCAGTACAAATTGGTGATCATTACAGGAAATGCCGGCGATGGAAAAACAGCTTTCATCAAGCGAATTGA
- a CDS encoding serine/threonine protein kinase, translating into MVQFIIGSHAKKKPEDKREVEGYEILDILQQEQNFIEYLVKPKGVTSTIRKRVKEYALQVSGLSLPELQKRQDIITNQYHALSKIKTKPFILNVEFKIDEENHVFYEISDFLDENSLRAEARSRTFTFNEKIGFIKNIIAALREAHKENIFHRDINPDNIYVSGGYAFLGNFGKAYFTDHNQQGYTVMATLNETNATAYHPLELTVGDASRSSDIYSLGILIYWLFTGQEPVRSPFALDKMGGKLTPNLLPSAINGNLPKWLDELCNKTIVVEREDRWDNVDELEAFLNQKLKENDSQPAGQTAKQPSSLPSTIVEELKEGDRVGDYTIYQATGQGWLFRGFQSKAHPAGKRLCFEVVSRKR; encoded by the coding sequence TTGGTACAGTTTATCATTGGTAGCCATGCTAAGAAAAAGCCTGAAGACAAACGGGAGGTGGAAGGCTATGAAATATTGGATATCCTGCAGCAGGAACAAAACTTTATAGAATACCTGGTCAAGCCCAAGGGCGTCACTTCCACCATTCGCAAGCGGGTAAAGGAATATGCACTGCAAGTTTCAGGCCTTTCCCTACCAGAACTCCAAAAGCGCCAGGACATCATCACCAACCAATATCATGCTTTATCTAAGATCAAAACCAAGCCCTTCATTTTAAATGTGGAGTTTAAGATCGATGAAGAAAACCATGTCTTCTACGAGATATCCGACTTTCTGGACGAGAACTCCTTAAGAGCAGAAGCCCGCAGCCGCACCTTCACATTCAATGAAAAAATTGGCTTCATCAAAAACATCATTGCTGCCTTACGAGAAGCCCACAAGGAAAACATCTTTCACCGAGATATTAACCCCGATAACATTTATGTAAGTGGTGGCTATGCATTTCTTGGCAATTTTGGAAAGGCCTACTTCACCGACCATAACCAGCAAGGCTATACGGTAATGGCCACCTTGAATGAAACCAATGCCACAGCCTACCATCCGCTGGAGCTTACCGTGGGCGATGCCTCCCGGTCATCAGATATTTATTCCTTAGGTATTCTCATCTATTGGTTGTTCACCGGGCAGGAACCAGTCCGTTCCCCATTTGCTTTAGATAAGATGGGCGGCAAACTAACGCCCAATTTGCTCCCTTCTGCCATCAATGGCAATCTCCCCAAATGGCTCGATGAGCTTTGCAATAAAACAATCGTGGTTGAGCGGGAAGACAGATGGGATAATGTAGATGAGCTGGAAGCGTTCCTCAATCAGAAACTGAAAGAGAACGACTCTCAACCAGCAGGCCAAACAGCTAAGCAACCGTCCTCACTTCCATCGACCATTGTTGAAGAATTGAAAGAAGGTGATCGGGTTGGTGACTATACCATTTACCAAGCGACTGGGCAAGGGTGGCTATTCCGAGGTTTTCAAAGTAAGGCACACCCTGCAGGGAAAAGACTATGCTTTGAAGTTGTTTCACGAAAGCGTTAA
- a CDS encoding nuclease-related domain-containing protein, translated as MARIITPPYFDSVVNAGEKRLLDFLEVHLPDDYFLLPNLEIASTNPRNNKTQYWEYDLVVIAPHAIYNIENKDWRGRIEGGDTYWYVNDKQKQNPLKLGRIKTAILASKIKEHNLAWSKAWIQNLLTLSYPNSYAPDIFDEAARLSFELKPALIDYITDPLSVGQTANAIKSIQQ; from the coding sequence ATGGCAAGAATAATCACACCGCCCTATTTCGATTCAGTTGTAAACGCTGGAGAAAAGCGTTTACTTGATTTTCTGGAAGTGCATCTTCCAGATGATTATTTCTTGTTGCCCAACCTGGAGATTGCTTCTACTAATCCAAGGAATAACAAAACGCAGTATTGGGAATATGATTTGGTGGTAATAGCACCACATGCCATTTATAATATTGAAAACAAGGATTGGCGTGGCCGTATTGAAGGTGGTGATACCTATTGGTATGTGAACGACAAGCAGAAACAAAACCCACTCAAACTGGGTCGCATAAAAACCGCAATCCTTGCTTCTAAGATCAAAGAGCACAATCTAGCTTGGTCAAAAGCGTGGATTCAAAACCTGCTAACCCTTTCCTATCCCAATAGTTACGCACCGGATATTTTCGACGAAGCGGCAAGGCTTTCCTTTGAGTTGAAGCCAGCCCTCATTGATTATATCACAGACCCACTTTCGGTTGGTCAAACAGCTAATGCCATCAAGAGTATCCAACAATAG
- the mads5 gene encoding methylation-associated defense system restriction endonuclease subunit S MAD5: protein MKAGRVQSKYICESGRLNSDFHLTQGVIYDRQFRLRDHYTLKEVTSDIFCAGRSKRIYVGEKHGIPYLGNTDILSSSPLVGCKYASAKFWNEKKGFLSEGMILTGRVGQNTVGSYTFASREISGCLGSDNVIRIIPNGKVKTGFLYSFLASRYGFHLSRRHISGNAQPFVTEEMLAGIPIPRFEDDKQQVIHDLTTKAWQNRDEANLKIREATEFYHQELSLSKSLLNKLSQPLERNIANTFKVSVSNNLFHTFRARNFSPRKGEIISFLKTGKYDTLKDVLMCDPHYGARYKRIEATSKKSVELLSQGDLFSFNPKGKYISAKHIKNITEESVAKGTILIPGQGTLGENEIFSRAKFVWGYLEGKVIAGHAMRFIPNINRIDSGYLFAVLNSPFWFRLFRNTVYGTNLLGYIVPLLNELPVPRLEPASELQIGEMMKIAYDKLTIANKLENKAFAILQNEIESWQE from the coding sequence ATGAAAGCGGGTAGGGTACAGTCAAAATATATTTGTGAAAGCGGACGACTTAATTCAGATTTTCACTTAACTCAAGGTGTTATTTATGACAGGCAATTTCGTTTAAGAGATCATTATACACTAAAAGAAGTGACGTCAGATATCTTTTGTGCTGGCAGAAGTAAACGAATATATGTCGGAGAGAAACACGGAATACCGTACTTGGGAAATACGGATATATTATCCTCCTCCCCTTTGGTTGGCTGTAAATATGCATCTGCTAAATTTTGGAACGAAAAAAAAGGCTTTTTAAGTGAAGGAATGATTCTAACTGGTCGTGTTGGCCAAAATACGGTGGGTTCATACACATTTGCTTCAAGGGAAATCAGCGGGTGTCTGGGTTCAGACAACGTGATAAGGATAATCCCAAATGGAAAGGTTAAGACCGGCTTTTTATATTCATTCTTAGCTAGCAGATATGGATTTCATCTCTCACGCCGACACATTAGCGGTAATGCTCAACCGTTTGTAACGGAGGAAATGTTAGCTGGAATTCCTATTCCTCGCTTTGAAGACGATAAACAACAAGTAATTCACGACCTGACTACCAAAGCATGGCAAAATAGAGATGAAGCAAATCTTAAAATAAGAGAGGCAACTGAGTTTTATCACCAAGAACTCTCTTTATCAAAGTCTCTGTTAAACAAACTGTCTCAACCTTTAGAAAGAAATATTGCGAATACATTCAAAGTATCGGTTTCAAATAACCTGTTTCACACCTTTAGGGCCAGAAATTTTAGTCCGAGGAAAGGAGAGATTATAAGTTTTTTAAAGACTGGAAAATACGATACTCTAAAAGATGTTTTAATGTGCGACCCACATTATGGTGCTAGGTACAAACGTATTGAAGCGACATCAAAAAAATCAGTTGAACTATTATCACAAGGTGATCTCTTCAGTTTCAATCCGAAAGGCAAATATATCTCAGCAAAGCACATAAAGAATATCACCGAAGAGTCCGTTGCAAAAGGTACCATTCTAATACCAGGACAGGGCACTTTGGGTGAAAACGAAATATTTTCCAGAGCGAAATTCGTATGGGGATATCTTGAAGGTAAAGTCATTGCGGGCCATGCAATGCGATTCATCCCAAATATCAACAGAATTGACTCTGGATATCTATTTGCTGTACTTAACTCTCCTTTTTGGTTTCGTCTGTTTAGAAATACAGTGTATGGCACAAATCTACTCGGGTATATTGTTCCACTTCTAAATGAGTTGCCAGTTCCTCGGCTTGAACCTGCTTCAGAACTTCAAATAGGCGAAATGATGAAGATTGCATATGATAAGTTAACGATAGCAAATAAGTTGGAAAATAAAGCCTTTGCTATCCTTCAAAATGAAATTGAATCATGGCAAGAATAA
- the mads2 gene encoding methylation-associated defense system DNA methyltransferase MAD2: MSTEPLDIEQSEDIVLDDKQLVCLLTNEIKTAKPQEENLQSVIRMLNEEYGFDLTDMERDFKIEYTDPDTNKTKKQKVDLVVFTKGADHDQENIIRACIVLDDKTKENDKKKGIVATLENAMGALDNCEFGLWTNGSMNHFLHRESDAVGFDYVFTDISDFPGEGETLEDLDRADRSYSRKPANDSMIKVFKRCHDYIYGNEGRKKDAFWQLLNLIFCKLYDEKRRFICAEKGESYRRKFWVGIKEQNTDEGRKEVAKRIKGLFEELKTDEIFSEVFEGNESIGLTDKGLAYIAGELSRYSFLDASVDVKGLAYETIVSNTLKQEAGQFFTPRNIIRAMVEMMDPEEHHRVLDPACGSGGFLVMVLDHVRKKIAKQMFPHLDGPLLAEKFNSYEVNERVKQYAEHSIFGFDFDPDLKKAARMNMVMAGDGHANIFHVNSLAYPNWEHPEEISKIKEALEKSLDFLEDYEGGLLDDARGKFDLIFTNPPFGAKVKVEPEIANRYQLSQYSTAPEVLFIEACYDLLKEGGRVGIVLPDGILGNPNTLPVREWILERFKILASVDLAVEAFLPQVGVQASLLFLQKKSELEKQLAADGEEDYEVFMAIAEKLGKDRRGNPIYQRDEDGAEILFDTETQYVVHKRNNTSEVRKRREKLKWLDDDPPSITKSYFNFLKGESL; this comes from the coding sequence ATGAGTACAGAGCCATTAGACATTGAACAATCGGAAGACATTGTACTGGATGACAAGCAACTCGTTTGTCTGCTCACCAATGAAATCAAAACAGCCAAACCACAGGAAGAAAACCTGCAGTCGGTCATCCGTATGCTCAACGAAGAGTATGGATTTGACCTGACAGATATGGAGCGTGATTTCAAAATTGAGTATACCGACCCCGATACCAACAAAACCAAAAAACAGAAGGTAGACCTGGTGGTATTCACCAAGGGGGCAGATCACGATCAGGAAAATATTATCCGGGCCTGTATTGTGCTCGATGACAAAACCAAAGAGAACGATAAGAAGAAAGGTATAGTAGCCACTTTGGAAAATGCGATGGGGGCATTGGACAACTGTGAATTTGGCCTCTGGACCAATGGCTCCATGAATCACTTTCTGCACCGCGAATCGGATGCTGTAGGTTTTGATTATGTCTTCACAGATATATCTGATTTTCCAGGCGAGGGGGAAACACTGGAAGACCTTGACCGTGCCGACCGCTCATACAGCCGAAAACCGGCCAACGATTCCATGATCAAAGTGTTCAAACGCTGCCACGATTATATCTATGGAAACGAAGGCAGAAAGAAAGATGCTTTCTGGCAGCTGCTGAATCTCATCTTCTGTAAACTCTACGATGAGAAGCGCCGGTTTATTTGTGCGGAAAAAGGCGAAAGCTACCGCCGGAAGTTTTGGGTAGGCATCAAAGAACAGAATACCGATGAAGGCCGCAAAGAAGTAGCCAAACGCATTAAAGGCCTCTTTGAAGAACTGAAAACCGACGAAATATTTTCCGAAGTATTCGAAGGAAACGAATCTATTGGCCTGACAGATAAAGGTCTTGCCTACATAGCGGGCGAATTATCTCGCTATTCTTTTCTCGATGCTTCCGTAGATGTAAAGGGCCTGGCTTATGAAACCATTGTGAGCAACACGCTGAAGCAGGAAGCTGGACAGTTCTTTACACCCCGCAACATCATTAGGGCAATGGTAGAAATGATGGATCCGGAAGAACACCACCGGGTGCTGGATCCGGCATGCGGCTCGGGTGGTTTTTTAGTGATGGTGCTCGACCATGTTCGGAAGAAAATCGCCAAACAAATGTTCCCGCATTTGGACGGTCCTTTGTTGGCTGAAAAGTTCAACTCATATGAAGTGAACGAGCGGGTGAAGCAATATGCAGAACATTCCATTTTTGGCTTCGACTTTGACCCCGACCTAAAGAAAGCTGCCCGTATGAATATGGTGATGGCAGGTGATGGCCATGCCAACATCTTTCACGTGAACTCCTTGGCCTATCCCAATTGGGAACATCCGGAAGAGATATCCAAGATCAAAGAAGCCCTGGAAAAGAGCCTTGATTTTTTGGAAGATTATGAAGGTGGCTTATTGGATGATGCCCGTGGCAAGTTCGACCTCATATTTACCAACCCACCATTTGGCGCCAAAGTAAAGGTGGAACCAGAAATTGCGAATCGGTATCAACTTTCACAATACAGCACAGCCCCCGAAGTGTTGTTTATTGAGGCCTGCTACGACCTTTTGAAAGAAGGAGGTCGTGTGGGCATTGTATTACCCGATGGCATCCTTGGCAATCCAAATACGCTACCAGTACGTGAGTGGATTCTGGAACGATTTAAAATACTTGCTTCGGTTGATCTTGCTGTTGAAGCATTCCTCCCGCAAGTGGGGGTGCAGGCTTCCCTCCTTTTCTTACAGAAAAAATCTGAATTGGAAAAGCAACTGGCTGCCGATGGAGAGGAAGATTATGAAGTATTTATGGCAATTGCTGAAAAGCTGGGCAAAGACAGAAGAGGAAATCCAATCTACCAGCGGGATGAAGATGGTGCCGAAATTCTTTTTGATACAGAAACACAATATGTGGTACACAAAAGAAACAATACATCAGAGGTCAGAAAAAGGCGCGAAAAACTAAAATGGCTAGATGATGATCCGCCCTCGATCACCAAAAGTTATTTCAATTTTTTAAAAGGAGAGAGTTTATGA
- a CDS encoding DUF6577 family protein has translation MDTFTINLLMNTQELAAYLKNRWPGLSAISTSEIMAELRRQFPGTLDNTLSWRLSQLTKENLIQRVGRGQYSFLFKPEYNAELSLKSKRTINRIRALCNHPPAVWDTSMLDDLIAIETTVNWLFIEVDRPELDQIFANAQQFSKKIFANPDKETIARYMLPVEEAIILIPQVSETPIISQGDYSMLALEGLLVNVYWYYDKYFKPLGYDIDAIFRNALKRYNVNTSKLLRFAGRRDKRSEIEQLLKKHSI, from the coding sequence ATGGATACATTTACTATCAACCTGCTTATGAACACTCAAGAGCTTGCCGCATACCTTAAGAATCGTTGGCCTGGCCTTTCTGCTATCTCCACCAGTGAGATAATGGCAGAGCTGCGTCGGCAGTTTCCCGGCACATTGGACAATACACTTTCGTGGCGGCTAAGCCAGCTAACCAAGGAAAATTTGATTCAAAGGGTGGGGCGTGGCCAGTATTCCTTTCTATTCAAGCCGGAATACAATGCGGAACTCTCTCTTAAATCCAAGCGGACAATCAACCGAATCAGGGCTTTATGCAATCATCCGCCTGCAGTCTGGGATACATCCATGCTGGATGACTTAATTGCAATTGAAACAACGGTTAACTGGCTCTTCATAGAAGTTGATCGTCCGGAGCTGGATCAAATCTTCGCCAACGCCCAGCAATTCAGTAAGAAGATTTTTGCCAACCCCGACAAAGAAACCATTGCACGATACATGCTGCCTGTCGAAGAAGCCATCATTCTCATCCCTCAGGTTTCTGAAACACCTATCATTAGCCAAGGCGATTATTCCATGCTGGCATTAGAAGGGTTGCTGGTAAATGTGTACTGGTATTACGATAAATACTTCAAGCCACTTGGCTACGACATTGATGCCATTTTCAGGAATGCACTGAAACGATACAACGTAAATACATCCAAACTGCTCCGCTTTGCCGGCCGTCGTGACAAGCGGAGTGAAATAGAACAACTGCTAAAAAAGCACAGCATATGA
- a CDS encoding BT4734/BF3469 family protein: MIKDKAERDTKKALLPAITPSGTFSHRSDQSMLKHSGFICLDIDHKDNCNLQNFFELKSELSKIKQVAYCGLSVSGEGYFVLIPVAYPEKHHLHFQALLQLFTNFNIRLDQKCGNLSRLRGYSWDPEAYFNHAAIPFTGLPKPMAPAPNKPFSSYAKHQGNNQVLVEIILKHIESHCLDITADYNVWFSIGCNLASSFGHAGRSYYHRLSQFHSAYKPSETDRKFDECLKKAVTSQASLGTLINIAKSLGIMANYSP, translated from the coding sequence ATGATCAAAGACAAGGCAGAGCGGGATACAAAAAAAGCCTTGCTGCCGGCAATTACCCCAAGTGGCACTTTCAGCCATCGTTCCGATCAATCAATGCTGAAACACAGCGGATTTATCTGCCTCGACATCGACCACAAAGACAATTGTAACCTTCAAAACTTCTTTGAGCTCAAGTCTGAATTGTCCAAGATAAAACAGGTTGCTTACTGCGGCCTGTCAGTCAGTGGCGAAGGATACTTTGTATTAATACCGGTTGCCTATCCAGAAAAGCATCATTTGCATTTTCAGGCACTATTACAGCTTTTTACCAATTTCAATATTCGGCTGGATCAGAAATGTGGCAACCTCTCCCGCCTCCGGGGCTATTCCTGGGACCCAGAGGCATACTTCAACCATGCAGCAATTCCATTTACAGGACTCCCAAAACCGATGGCGCCTGCCCCCAACAAACCATTTTCATCCTACGCAAAGCACCAGGGTAATAACCAAGTATTGGTGGAAATCATACTGAAGCACATCGAATCTCATTGCCTGGATATCACCGCTGATTACAATGTCTGGTTCTCAATTGGATGCAATCTGGCCAGCAGCTTCGGCCATGCTGGCCGCTCCTATTATCACCGCCTTAGCCAGTTTCATTCCGCCTACAAACCCTCAGAAACTGACAGAAAGTTTGATGAGTGCCTTAAAAAGGCTGTTACCAGCCAAGCCTCTCTGGGCACCTTGATCAATATTGCGAAGTCCCTAGGCATCATGGCAAATTACAGCCCCTAA
- the mads1 gene encoding methylation-associated defense system helix-turn-helix domain-containing protein MAD1 encodes MENVILTQLSVPQVRELFREELESFFSQASVKTESSNQQEDRWFDLSELCTYLPDKPAKPTVYAWVNQRLIPYHKGGKKLRFLKSEIDAWLKSGRQQTMAEMANSANQFLRSNKKKSGGPK; translated from the coding sequence ATGGAAAATGTAATTCTAACCCAGTTGTCGGTTCCCCAGGTTCGGGAGCTGTTTCGAGAAGAACTCGAATCATTCTTTTCCCAGGCATCAGTAAAAACGGAATCGTCCAACCAACAAGAAGACCGCTGGTTCGACCTCTCCGAGCTTTGCACCTACCTGCCCGACAAACCCGCAAAACCCACCGTTTATGCCTGGGTCAATCAGCGGTTGATTCCTTATCACAAGGGTGGCAAGAAACTTCGTTTCCTCAAATCCGAAATTGATGCCTGGCTGAAATCCGGCCGGCAGCAGACAATGGCAGAAATGGCCAACAGCGCAAATCAGTTTCTTAGGTCCAACAAAAAGAAAAGTGGAGGGCCCAAATGA
- a CDS encoding tyrosine-type recombinase/integrase, with product MKKALTIDDISKIFYHQLPKDSTAEMCRDYWMFMYMANGINVKDMCLLKYSNVDGNTISFIRAKTARTKRIVEPIRIVLNDELKSIIAKWGNEPDPKKFIFPVLEDGQDLERQRNLIQQLTHLINDHMKAIAADLGIERSVTTYFARHSFATILQRSGANVSFISEAIGHSSIRTTQQYLAGFEDEAKMEALKALTAFKQQTD from the coding sequence GTGAAGAAGGCACTCACCATCGATGATATCTCCAAGATATTCTACCACCAACTGCCAAAAGACTCTACCGCTGAAATGTGCCGTGACTACTGGATGTTCATGTACATGGCCAATGGCATCAACGTAAAGGACATGTGCCTGCTGAAATACAGCAATGTAGATGGCAATACAATCTCCTTCATCAGAGCCAAAACCGCCAGAACAAAACGCATTGTTGAACCCATCCGGATTGTATTGAATGACGAGCTAAAGTCAATCATTGCCAAATGGGGCAACGAACCCGACCCCAAGAAGTTTATTTTCCCCGTGCTGGAAGATGGCCAAGACCTCGAAAGACAGCGGAACCTGATACAACAACTCACACACCTGATCAACGACCACATGAAAGCCATTGCAGCAGACCTCGGAATAGAACGTTCAGTCACTACTTATTTTGCCCGGCACTCATTTGCCACCATCCTACAGCGAAGTGGTGCCAACGTTTCTTTCATTAGTGAAGCCATTGGCCACAGTAGTATTCGTACCACTCAGCAATACCTTGCCGGTTTTGAAGATGAGGCAAAAATGGAAGCCCTGAAAGCCCTGACGGCATTTAAACAACAAACAGATTGA